A single Candidatus Limnocylindrales bacterium DNA region contains:
- a CDS encoding AraC family transcriptional regulator has protein sequence MTSTERRQPATLASWSATLIRALDAHGIAGAELARRAGIDPESLRAPETRVARASLTRLWELAVQATGDPCFGLTAARYVQPTTFHALGYAVLASATLKEALERIIRYRRLIGDIVRLSLIEEGEEARFVIDVSSGPGVPYEAVDAFTAVCVRQTQLLRGEGGAPRAVLLQRPEPAEPDVFTRAMRAPVLFEQPVNAIVYARAHLEAPLPAANAELARQNDEAVARYLARLDDGTVMHKVRQALLEALPQGAPSKQAIGRKIGMSARNLQRRLDQEGTSFKQLLEDARLELARSYMDEGRYSITEIAFLLGFSDTSSFSRAFKRWTGSSPRAARTKNVTDR, from the coding sequence TTGACCTCGACCGAACGACGACAGCCCGCGACGCTGGCCAGTTGGAGCGCCACGCTGATTCGCGCCCTCGACGCGCACGGCATCGCCGGCGCCGAGCTCGCGCGCCGGGCGGGGATCGATCCGGAGTCGCTGCGGGCGCCCGAAACGCGAGTCGCCCGAGCCTCGCTGACGCGGCTGTGGGAGCTGGCCGTGCAGGCCACCGGCGACCCCTGCTTCGGCCTGACCGCGGCGCGATACGTGCAGCCCACGACGTTTCACGCGCTCGGCTATGCGGTGCTGGCCAGCGCGACGCTGAAGGAAGCGCTCGAGCGCATCATCCGCTATCGGCGGCTGATCGGCGACATCGTCCGCCTCTCGCTGATCGAGGAGGGCGAGGAGGCGCGTTTCGTCATCGACGTCTCCTCGGGTCCGGGCGTGCCGTACGAAGCCGTCGATGCGTTCACGGCGGTGTGCGTGCGCCAGACGCAGCTCCTGCGCGGTGAAGGCGGCGCACCGCGCGCCGTGCTGCTGCAGCGTCCCGAGCCGGCGGAGCCGGACGTCTTCACGAGGGCGATGCGTGCACCGGTGCTCTTCGAGCAGCCCGTCAACGCGATCGTCTATGCGCGCGCGCATCTGGAAGCGCCGCTGCCGGCGGCCAATGCCGAGCTGGCGCGGCAGAACGACGAGGCGGTCGCGCGGTATCTGGCGCGTCTCGACGACGGCACGGTGATGCACAAGGTGCGTCAGGCACTGCTGGAGGCGCTGCCGCAGGGAGCGCCGAGCAAGCAGGCCATCGGCCGCAAGATCGGCATGAGCGCGCGCAACCTGCAGCGACGTCTCGACCAGGAAGGGACGTCTTTCAAGCAGTTGCTCGAGGATGCACGGCTGGAGCTGGCGCGCAGCTACATGGACGAAGGGAGATACTCGATCACCGAGATCGCGTTCCTTCTCGGCTTCTCCGACACGAGCTCGTTCTCGCGCGCCTTCAAGCGGTGGACGGGAAGTTCGCCGCGGGCGGCGCGAACGAAGAACGTGACGGACAGGTGA
- a CDS encoding ferritin-like domain-containing protein: MSATASTPSTDGLIKLFSYYRDAEIRGATLLMKMMQREKDPEAVVLFTRHISDEMRHAWLWTKRIRQLGGFPVAVPDGYQRRIGKALGIPGSVLDLFTLTVVVEERSERRYGEHAASPFCDPDTRAVLEELTKDEKWHISWMEDWMLRLSRNHGGEEKVRAQLAHYRAVEQEIFEAFKEEERRWLGFSFSDSRESAAVAAG; the protein is encoded by the coding sequence ATGAGTGCCACTGCTTCCACCCCCAGCACCGACGGGCTGATCAAGCTCTTCAGCTACTACCGCGACGCCGAGATCCGCGGCGCCACGCTGCTCATGAAGATGATGCAGCGCGAGAAGGACCCCGAAGCCGTCGTCCTGTTCACGCGCCACATCAGCGACGAGATGCGACACGCGTGGCTGTGGACGAAGCGCATCCGCCAGCTCGGTGGGTTCCCGGTCGCCGTGCCAGACGGCTACCAGCGCCGCATCGGCAAGGCGCTCGGCATTCCGGGAAGCGTGCTCGACCTCTTCACCCTCACCGTGGTCGTCGAGGAGCGGTCCGAAAGGCGCTACGGCGAGCACGCCGCCAGCCCGTTCTGCGATCCCGACACGCGCGCGGTGCTGGAGGAGCTGACCAAGGACGAGAAGTGGCACATCTCCTGGATGGAAGACTGGATGCTGCGCCTGTCGCGCAACCACGGTGGCGAGGAGAAGGTGCGCGCCCAGCTCGCGCACTACCGCGCGGTGGAGCAGGAGATCTTCGAAGCCTTCAAGGAAGAGGAACGCCGCTGGCTCGGCTTCTCCTTCTCCGATTCCCGCGAGTCTGCCGCCGTTGCTGCGGGGTAG
- a CDS encoding PrsW family intramembrane metalloprotease yields MRPRYGLALLLAAPAFVWTFDLLTATPPLILAAATLPALVAAALIVAVQWPARRPLRLLAAAFAWGAIGAAFLATSSNEIARAWMNVPAGDAGRLVMATLIAPVLEESAKACGLVLLWMLAPHALRTAGDGVVYGVLIGIGFVCTENFLYLGISMLQGGQAGVTSALYMRGVLSSAAHATFTACSGAGLGASMQRAGKVSAVAAAGLLAAVLQHAVWNGIAAPALVDTVCGTADAAACAAGAAEVWRIPAATVVAAAFLAPGIALVSALSGRTGWRRRR; encoded by the coding sequence TTGCGGCCGCGATACGGCCTTGCGCTTCTGCTCGCCGCGCCCGCCTTCGTCTGGACGTTCGACCTCCTGACTGCCACGCCGCCGCTGATTCTGGCAGCCGCGACGTTGCCCGCGCTCGTCGCAGCGGCGCTGATCGTCGCCGTGCAATGGCCGGCGCGGCGGCCGCTGAGGTTGCTTGCTGCGGCGTTTGCCTGGGGCGCGATCGGCGCCGCGTTCCTGGCCACCTCCAGCAACGAGATCGCCCGCGCGTGGATGAACGTGCCGGCCGGCGACGCCGGCCGCCTCGTGATGGCGACCCTCATCGCACCGGTGCTGGAGGAATCTGCCAAGGCATGCGGCCTGGTCCTGTTGTGGATGCTGGCTCCGCACGCCCTTCGCACTGCGGGCGACGGCGTCGTCTACGGCGTCCTCATCGGCATCGGCTTCGTGTGCACGGAGAACTTCCTCTACCTCGGCATTTCGATGCTGCAGGGTGGACAGGCGGGAGTGACGTCCGCGTTGTACATGCGCGGTGTCCTCTCGAGCGCAGCGCACGCGACGTTCACCGCATGCAGCGGAGCCGGCCTCGGCGCATCCATGCAGAGGGCGGGCAAGGTGAGCGCGGTTGCCGCAGCGGGCCTGCTTGCGGCGGTGCTGCAGCATGCGGTGTGGAACGGGATCGCGGCGCCGGCCCTCGTCGACACCGTCTGCGGCACTGCCGATGCCGCCGCGTGCGCCGCGGGAGCTGCGGAGGTCTGGCGCATTCCTGCCGCGACGGTGGTCGCGGCGGCCTTCCTGGCGCCAGGCATCGCGCTGGTGAGTGCACTGAGCGGAAGGACAGGGTGGCGAAGACGACGGTGA
- the betB gene encoding betaine-aldehyde dehydrogenase codes for MATSATVQSSTNLPISIKPGRLFLDGQWVDAVSGRTFETINPATEEVLAVVAEGDKADVDRAVAAARRAFESGPWPQMRARDRGRLLYRVAELIEKNAEELALLETLDNGKPINETSTVDIPQAAEVFAYYAGWADKVYGETIPVGDSFFTYTLREPHGVCGQIIPWNFPLLMAAWKLAPALACGNTSVLKPAEQTPLTALRLAELMAEAGIPAGVVNVITGFGPTAGAAIAEHRGVDKVAFTGSTEVGRIIQRAAASNLKSVSLELGGKSPNIVFADADLEQAVKGAMQGIFFNQGEVCCAGSRLFVEESVHDEFIEKLANHARTIKVGDPLDRSTQMGAQVSEEQHTKILGYIEEGRRSGARLVTGGDRAGEKGYFVQPTVFTGVRNDMKIAREEIFGPVVSALTFKSIDEAIETGNDTNYGLAAAVWTRDIQKAHRAARALKAGTVWVNTYNAFDTGVPFGGYKESGIGRELGQHALQLYTQTKAVWVAL; via the coding sequence ATGGCCACGAGTGCGACGGTGCAAAGCTCCACCAACCTGCCGATTTCCATCAAGCCAGGCCGGCTGTTCCTCGACGGCCAGTGGGTCGATGCCGTCAGCGGCAGGACCTTCGAGACCATCAATCCCGCAACCGAGGAAGTGCTGGCCGTGGTGGCCGAGGGCGACAAGGCCGACGTGGACAGGGCGGTAGCGGCGGCTCGGCGCGCGTTCGAGTCGGGGCCGTGGCCGCAGATGCGCGCTCGTGATCGCGGACGTCTTCTCTACAGGGTCGCCGAGCTCATCGAGAAGAACGCCGAGGAGCTGGCGCTCCTGGAGACGCTCGACAACGGAAAGCCGATCAACGAGACGAGCACCGTCGACATTCCGCAGGCGGCCGAGGTCTTCGCGTACTACGCCGGCTGGGCCGACAAGGTGTACGGCGAGACGATTCCGGTCGGCGACTCCTTCTTCACCTACACGCTGCGCGAGCCGCACGGCGTGTGCGGACAGATCATCCCCTGGAACTTCCCGCTGCTGATGGCGGCGTGGAAGCTGGCACCGGCGCTGGCGTGCGGCAACACGAGCGTCCTGAAGCCCGCCGAGCAGACGCCGCTGACGGCGCTGCGGCTGGCCGAGTTGATGGCGGAAGCGGGCATTCCGGCGGGTGTCGTCAACGTGATCACGGGCTTCGGCCCGACGGCCGGCGCAGCCATCGCCGAGCATCGCGGCGTCGACAAGGTCGCCTTCACCGGCTCGACGGAGGTCGGCCGCATCATCCAGCGCGCGGCGGCGAGCAATCTGAAGAGCGTGTCGCTCGAGCTCGGCGGCAAGTCGCCGAACATCGTCTTTGCCGACGCCGATCTGGAGCAGGCGGTCAAGGGCGCGATGCAGGGCATCTTCTTCAACCAGGGCGAGGTCTGCTGCGCCGGCTCGCGCCTGTTCGTGGAGGAGTCGGTGCACGACGAATTCATCGAGAAGCTGGCCAATCATGCCAGGACCATCAAGGTCGGCGATCCGCTCGACCGCAGCACGCAGATGGGCGCGCAGGTCAGCGAAGAGCAGCACACCAAGATCCTCGGCTATATCGAGGAAGGCCGCAGGAGCGGCGCACGGCTGGTCACCGGCGGCGATCGTGCCGGTGAGAAGGGATACTTCGTGCAGCCGACGGTCTTCACCGGCGTGCGCAACGACATGAAGATCGCGCGCGAGGAGATTTTCGGTCCGGTGGTTTCGGCTCTCACCTTCAAGAGCATCGACGAGGCCATCGAGACGGGCAACGACACCAACTACGGTCTGGCCGCCGCCGTCTGGACCAGGGACATCCAGAAGGCGCACCGCGCGGCTCGTGCACTCAAGGCTGGCACGGTGTGGGTCAACACCTACAACGCCTTCGACACCGGAGTTCCGTTCGGCGGATACAAGGAGAGCGGCATCGGCCGCGAGCTCGGACAACACGCCCTGCAGCTCTACACCCAGACCAAGGCGGTCTGGGTTGCGCTGTAG
- a CDS encoding haloalkane dehalogenase, with protein MKILRTPDDRFARLAGFSFAPHYAEVADPEGGRLRAHYLDEGPADAAPVLLMHGEPSWCYLYRKMIPILVQAGHRCIAPDLIGFGRSDKPSSRTDYTYGRHVEWMRELLFDRLDLRGITLVGQDWGGLIGLRLAAENEDRFDRIVAANTFLPTGEGKPSEAFLSWQKFSQEVADFPTGRIVSGGCVDNLAPEIVAAYDAPFPEESYKAGARAFPMLVPTHPADPASDANRAAWKVLERWNKPFLTAFSDSDAITAGGDKVLQARIPGCNGQPHTTIVGAGHFLQEDKGEELARVVADFIARTR; from the coding sequence ATGAAGATCCTGCGCACTCCCGACGACCGTTTCGCCCGTCTCGCCGGCTTCTCGTTCGCTCCGCATTACGCGGAAGTCGCCGATCCCGAAGGCGGCCGCCTGCGCGCGCATTATCTCGACGAAGGGCCGGCCGATGCCGCGCCGGTGCTGCTCATGCACGGCGAGCCGTCCTGGTGCTACCTGTATCGCAAGATGATCCCGATCCTCGTGCAGGCGGGGCATCGCTGCATCGCGCCGGATCTGATCGGCTTCGGCCGCTCCGACAAGCCTTCCTCGCGCACCGACTACACCTACGGACGTCACGTCGAGTGGATGCGAGAGCTGCTGTTCGATCGCCTCGACCTACGCGGCATCACGCTGGTCGGGCAGGACTGGGGCGGCCTCATCGGCCTTCGCCTGGCGGCCGAGAACGAGGACCGATTCGATCGCATCGTCGCCGCCAACACCTTTCTTCCCACGGGCGAAGGCAAGCCCTCGGAGGCGTTTTTGAGCTGGCAGAAGTTCTCCCAGGAAGTTGCTGACTTCCCCACCGGCCGCATCGTCAGCGGCGGCTGCGTGGACAACCTGGCTCCCGAGATCGTCGCCGCCTACGACGCGCCATTCCCTGAGGAGTCCTACAAGGCGGGCGCGCGTGCGTTCCCGATGCTGGTTCCCACGCATCCGGCCGATCCGGCATCCGATGCCAACCGCGCCGCGTGGAAGGTGCTCGAGCGCTGGAACAAGCCGTTCCTGACGGCCTTCAGCGACAGCGATGCCATCACCGCCGGCGGCGACAAGGTGCTGCAGGCGCGCATCCCAGGCTGCAACGGCCAGCCGCACACGACCATCGTCGGGGCCGGCCACTTCCTGCAGGAAGACAAGGGCGAAGAGCTGGCGCGCGTGGTCGCCGACTTCATCGCCCGCACGCGCTGA
- a CDS encoding DUF6077 domain-containing protein, translating into MVGTFASALAVAFALFLLPGAAVVLATHARPERWELPAFGFAASLSLLFVCFGIAVAARLPLTAVPYLLAALTVGGCYVARIGYRAPAAPPRPEDDDDQWQVSPAWWPWVVLALVIATAAAAAFFAPRGSIDRWWYLAYVRAYLERPSLTLEEPFFGTTHTFARFNVHPWLMGLALWSRLSGIDPVWIYERAAPLLIAPLGVSSAWALARAVFRPGASARLCVLAAVVLWSGGLVPLLARAGEDKILAQALPAAACTAAFLRAARGEARWSIVVALAALATASVHALVYALAITPLLAFAAVRWLIDRRHRRAVLISAGILVAVAIYPAAVGVAVRGDMTAIGAELHDMSHPVVRVHEERARLVHLGRMGYVVHPRLVAHPLLLIGLMALPLLALRKGSSRDYLLTATLTGAAVAFFPPLTVAAGALLSPWMVYRALWMVPFAALAAFAVTEARKALRFDEGAALAAILVLATPPLIATAAQRMSAQRAARVVQPADAGFVAAMHAVRALPRDAVIAAAPELSERLPALTGRHVLAALDRSTVVFAGSRERGEARLRARAATLAGDPRRGAFEEAVRAAATHAIFDPRSPALPDCAQRLYEGEAYAVCAVAPAPVTPDSERMQGLEALPEESLRVQIMDGDGENETKALDDGSPSISGTPVRAVCSSGSAAGAARAGPWPAAVPMMTCRLSSLDGDQVTATAFEIVPSLRLAVDELLISVRAVRSGSVVYDALGTGRASGKRPLRFALAAPAADEVELRIVSGFLPQLGVQSVAWSVGGAREAGKRHIGVRKLPRKER; encoded by the coding sequence ATGGTCGGCACGTTCGCGTCGGCGCTGGCCGTCGCCTTTGCGCTCTTCCTCTTGCCGGGCGCCGCCGTCGTGCTCGCCACGCACGCGCGGCCCGAGCGCTGGGAGCTGCCCGCCTTCGGCTTCGCTGCATCGCTGTCGCTGCTGTTCGTGTGCTTCGGCATCGCCGTTGCGGCGCGACTTCCTCTCACGGCAGTTCCCTACCTGCTGGCCGCGCTGACGGTCGGCGGCTGCTACGTGGCGCGCATCGGCTACCGCGCGCCGGCCGCGCCGCCCAGACCCGAAGATGACGACGACCAGTGGCAGGTCTCGCCGGCGTGGTGGCCGTGGGTGGTGCTCGCGCTCGTGATTGCCACGGCGGCGGCAGCAGCGTTCTTCGCGCCTCGCGGCAGCATCGACCGGTGGTGGTATCTCGCCTACGTGCGGGCCTACCTGGAGCGCCCGAGCCTGACGCTGGAGGAGCCGTTCTTCGGCACCACGCACACGTTCGCGCGCTTCAACGTGCACCCCTGGCTTATGGGGCTGGCGCTGTGGTCGCGCCTGTCGGGGATCGACCCGGTGTGGATCTACGAACGCGCCGCGCCGCTGCTGATCGCGCCGCTCGGAGTATCCAGCGCCTGGGCGCTCGCTCGTGCCGTCTTCCGCCCGGGAGCCTCGGCGCGCCTGTGCGTCCTTGCAGCCGTGGTGCTCTGGAGCGGCGGACTGGTTCCGCTGCTGGCGCGCGCCGGCGAGGACAAGATCCTTGCGCAGGCGCTGCCGGCGGCCGCGTGCACCGCGGCGTTTCTTCGCGCCGCGCGCGGCGAGGCGCGCTGGTCCATCGTGGTCGCGCTTGCCGCGCTCGCCACCGCCTCGGTGCACGCGCTCGTGTACGCGCTCGCGATCACGCCGCTGCTGGCATTCGCTGCCGTTCGCTGGCTCATCGATCGCAGGCACCGGCGCGCGGTCCTGATCAGCGCCGGCATCCTGGTGGCGGTGGCCATCTATCCGGCCGCGGTGGGCGTGGCCGTGCGCGGAGATATGACCGCCATCGGCGCCGAGCTGCACGACATGAGCCATCCTGTCGTGCGCGTGCACGAAGAACGCGCCCGTCTGGTCCACCTCGGCAGGATGGGTTACGTGGTGCATCCGCGTCTGGTTGCGCACCCGCTGCTGCTCATCGGACTGATGGCGCTGCCGCTGCTCGCGCTGCGCAAGGGCAGCTCGCGCGACTATCTGCTGACGGCGACGCTGACCGGCGCCGCTGTCGCGTTCTTTCCGCCGCTGACCGTGGCGGCGGGCGCGCTGCTGTCGCCGTGGATGGTATACCGCGCGCTGTGGATGGTGCCGTTCGCGGCGCTGGCGGCATTCGCCGTCACGGAGGCGCGCAAGGCGCTGCGTTTCGACGAGGGTGCCGCGCTGGCGGCGATCCTGGTCCTGGCCACGCCGCCGCTGATCGCTACCGCGGCCCAGCGCATGAGCGCGCAGAGAGCAGCGCGCGTGGTGCAGCCGGCCGACGCCGGGTTCGTGGCGGCCATGCATGCGGTGCGAGCGCTGCCTCGCGACGCGGTGATCGCGGCGGCGCCCGAGCTTTCGGAGCGGCTGCCGGCGCTGACCGGCCGGCACGTGCTGGCCGCGCTGGATCGCTCCACCGTCGTCTTCGCCGGCTCGCGCGAGCGCGGCGAAGCACGTTTGCGTGCACGAGCGGCGACGCTCGCCGGCGATCCGCGCCGGGGAGCGTTCGAGGAAGCGGTGCGCGCAGCGGCCACGCACGCGATCTTCGATCCGCGCTCGCCTGCGCTGCCGGACTGCGCGCAGCGGCTGTACGAAGGAGAGGCCTACGCCGTCTGCGCAGTGGCGCCCGCGCCGGTGACTCCCGATTCGGAGCGGATGCAGGGCCTGGAGGCGTTGCCCGAGGAATCGCTGCGGGTGCAGATCATGGACGGCGACGGCGAGAACGAGACCAAGGCGCTCGACGACGGATCGCCGAGCATCTCGGGGACGCCGGTGCGCGCCGTCTGCAGCAGCGGGAGTGCCGCAGGCGCAGCGCGAGCGGGCCCTTGGCCCGCCGCCGTGCCGATGATGACGTGCCGCCTGTCCAGCCTCGACGGCGACCAGGTCACCGCCACGGCGTTCGAGATCGTTCCATCGCTGCGCCTGGCCGTCGACGAGCTGCTGATCTCGGTACGCGCCGTGCGCAGCGGCAGCGTCGTCTATGATGCGCTGGGAACCGGCCGCGCCAGCGGAAAGCGGCCGCTCCGCTTCGCGCTCGCGGCGCCCGCGGCCGACGAGGTCGAGCTGCGCATCGTCTCGGGCTTCCTGCCGCAGCTTGGCGTGCAGAGCGTGGCGTGGTCGGTGGGTGGCGCCAGGGAAGCGGGCAAGCGCCACATCGGCGTGCGCAAGCTGCCGCGCAAGGAACGATGA
- a CDS encoding LLM class flavin-dependent oxidoreductase → MQQRTGLVPFWKNYDRKAILRYVQQADELGYDSFWVPEAWAYEAFSLLTEMALVTKRIKLATGIVNVFSRSPGLVAMHAATLDEISEGRFILGLGTSGEKVIEGFHGIPYEKPLTRLRQYIQVVQALIAGQRLTDAGADLWEFRHFKLEMTPIRSRIPIYCACLNDKAIAMVGELADGWMPTFWPWQQLDKGVRILAQGAARSGRDVREVAVAPFTTVIPMPDKEMSYHSARGLISFYIGGMGVYYHGLLTRMGFGDNADKVRDLYNDKKREEAAAAVSDEMMDALVIAGEPDFCRRRLDEWRAGGVDLPILGLPTDMGPDICSMYMQMMAPAA, encoded by the coding sequence ATGCAACAGAGAACCGGCCTCGTTCCCTTCTGGAAGAACTACGACCGCAAGGCCATCCTGCGCTACGTGCAGCAGGCCGACGAGCTCGGCTACGATTCGTTCTGGGTGCCCGAGGCGTGGGCGTACGAGGCGTTCTCCCTGCTGACCGAGATGGCGCTGGTGACCAAGCGCATCAAGCTGGCCACCGGCATCGTCAACGTGTTCAGCCGCTCGCCCGGGCTCGTCGCCATGCACGCGGCCACGCTCGACGAGATCTCCGAGGGCCGCTTCATCCTGGGCCTGGGCACGTCCGGCGAGAAGGTGATCGAGGGGTTTCACGGCATTCCCTACGAGAAGCCGCTGACGCGCCTTCGCCAGTACATCCAGGTCGTGCAGGCGCTCATTGCCGGGCAGCGCCTGACCGATGCCGGCGCCGACCTGTGGGAGTTCCGGCACTTCAAGCTCGAGATGACGCCCATCCGCAGCCGCATCCCGATCTACTGCGCGTGCCTGAACGACAAGGCCATCGCGATGGTGGGAGAGCTCGCCGACGGATGGATGCCCACGTTCTGGCCCTGGCAGCAGCTCGACAAGGGCGTGAGGATCCTGGCGCAAGGCGCCGCGCGCAGCGGCCGCGACGTGCGCGAAGTGGCCGTCGCGCCCTTCACCACCGTCATCCCCATGCCCGACAAGGAGATGAGCTATCACTCGGCGCGAGGGCTGATCTCCTTCTACATCGGTGGCATGGGCGTCTACTACCACGGCCTCCTGACGCGCATGGGCTTCGGCGACAACGCCGACAAGGTGCGAGACCTCTACAACGACAAGAAGCGCGAGGAGGCTGCCGCGGCCGTCTCCGACGAGATGATGGATGCGCTGGTCATCGCGGGCGAGCCCGATTTCTGCCGCAGGCGTCTGGACGAGTGGCGCGCCGGCGGCGTCGATCTGCCCATCCTCGGCCTGCCCACCGACATGGGCCCCGACATCTGCTCCATGTACATGCAGATGATGGCGCCGGCCGCCTGA
- a CDS encoding DSD1 family PLP-dependent enzyme, with protein sequence MTTPALVLDLDRLEQNIETMAEHCKSLGLSLRPHAKTHKSLRIARLQMQAGAVGICCATVGEADVMIAGGIPSVLVTSPVVQPAKIERLVTLNLAASELIVVVDNPRNVADLGVAAGAAPKPLKVLVDLDVGLGRTGVASVEDGVLLARIVRDTGGLELAGVQAYCGHAQHIEGFDSRAEVSLEQLRRVTALVSALEKDGMKPRIVTGGGTGTYDIDHRAGVFTELQAGSYTVMDVEYGDVELKQGASTSPFEPALFVQTTVISNNARGMVTTDAGLKRFATDGPKPRIARGAPAGAVYGFSGDEHGCVIFADQDQTLPLGAIVECIVPHCDPTVNLYDHYHCVRGDELVAIWPVDARGAV encoded by the coding sequence TTGACCACGCCCGCCCTCGTCCTGGACCTCGACCGGCTCGAACAGAACATTGAAACCATGGCCGAGCACTGCAAGAGCCTGGGGCTCTCGCTGCGGCCGCACGCCAAGACCCACAAATCGCTGCGCATCGCCAGGCTGCAGATGCAGGCCGGCGCCGTGGGCATCTGCTGCGCCACCGTCGGCGAAGCCGATGTGATGATCGCCGGCGGCATCCCCAGCGTCCTGGTCACCTCGCCGGTGGTGCAGCCTGCCAAGATCGAGCGGCTGGTGACGCTCAATCTCGCAGCGAGCGAGCTGATCGTGGTCGTGGACAATCCGCGCAACGTGGCCGATCTGGGCGTTGCTGCCGGGGCGGCGCCAAAGCCGCTCAAGGTCCTCGTCGACCTGGACGTGGGCCTCGGACGCACCGGAGTCGCCAGCGTCGAGGACGGCGTGCTGCTCGCGCGCATCGTGCGGGACACCGGTGGCCTCGAGCTGGCGGGCGTGCAGGCCTACTGCGGACATGCGCAGCACATCGAAGGCTTCGACTCGCGGGCCGAGGTCTCGCTCGAGCAGCTCCGGCGCGTGACGGCGCTCGTATCAGCGCTCGAGAAGGATGGAATGAAACCCAGGATCGTCACCGGCGGCGGCACGGGCACCTACGACATCGACCATCGGGCCGGCGTCTTCACGGAGCTGCAGGCGGGCTCCTACACCGTCATGGATGTGGAGTACGGTGATGTGGAGCTGAAGCAGGGCGCCAGCACCTCGCCGTTCGAGCCCGCGCTGTTCGTCCAGACCACGGTCATCAGCAACAACGCGCGCGGCATGGTGACGACGGATGCGGGGCTCAAACGATTCGCCACCGATGGGCCGAAGCCTCGCATTGCCAGGGGCGCGCCCGCGGGCGCCGTCTACGGCTTCTCCGGCGACGAGCACGGCTGCGTCATCTTTGCGGATCAGGATCAGACGCTGCCGCTCGGTGCCATCGTCGAATGCATCGTGCCGCACTGCGACCCGACCGTGAACCTGTACGACCACTACCACTGCGTGCGAGGAGACGAGCTCGTCGCGATCTGGCCGGTCGACGCCCGCGGCGCGGTCTGA
- a CDS encoding TetR/AcrR family transcriptional regulator, whose product MAPATSGKGTATRQQILLRAADLASAEGLESLTIGRLASALGMSKSGLFAHFGSKEELQLAVLETAWEVFAREVIEPARPAPRGLPRLLALVEAWLRHVEHPVFRGGCFFSAACAEYDDRPGRIRDRLVALTTDWLGAMRAEVGEAMRRGHIVHDTDDGQIAFELHAFLQEANWAYQLHGDATVFERARIAMRRTLASVSAPAHAHLLEESS is encoded by the coding sequence ATGGCTCCCGCCACCAGCGGCAAGGGCACGGCAACGCGCCAGCAGATCCTGTTGCGGGCGGCGGATCTGGCGTCCGCCGAAGGCCTCGAGTCGCTGACCATCGGCCGGCTCGCCTCAGCGCTCGGGATGAGCAAGAGCGGCCTGTTCGCGCACTTCGGGTCCAAGGAGGAGCTTCAGCTGGCGGTCCTCGAGACCGCCTGGGAGGTGTTCGCACGCGAGGTCATCGAGCCTGCCCGCCCCGCGCCCCGCGGGCTGCCGCGGCTGTTGGCTCTGGTCGAGGCGTGGCTGCGGCACGTCGAGCACCCGGTTTTCCGCGGCGGCTGCTTCTTCTCGGCGGCCTGTGCCGAATACGACGATCGTCCGGGCCGCATCCGCGATCGTCTGGTGGCGCTCACGACCGACTGGCTCGGGGCGATGCGCGCCGAGGTCGGCGAGGCGATGCGACGGGGCCACATTGTGCACGACACCGACGACGGTCAGATCGCCTTCGAGCTGCACGCCTTCCTTCAGGAGGCCAACTGGGCCTACCAGCTCCACGGCGATGCCACGGTGTTCGAACGCGCGCGCATTGCGATGCGCAGGACTCTGGCATCCGTGTCTGCCCCGGCGCACGCGCATCTGCTCGAAGAGTCGTCATGA
- a CDS encoding DJ-1/PfpI family protein, translating into MENTRRRTLGVLLFPGFEVLDVYGPIEMVGNLKGMVDIVTVAEHAGAVTSSQGPQTVAAEGFATAPPLDLLLVPGGIGTRREVANESLLEWLRAAAARAEIVTSVCTGAALLARAGLLDGRRATSNKFAFSWVMEQGPRVRWVKQARWVDDGDRVTSSGVSAGMDMLLALVERLYGSELATTIEQRAEYDRHRDPTWDPFARLYGLVD; encoded by the coding sequence ATGGAAAACACCAGGCGGCGGACCCTTGGCGTACTGCTCTTTCCCGGCTTCGAGGTGCTGGATGTGTACGGCCCGATCGAGATGGTCGGCAATCTCAAGGGCATGGTCGACATCGTCACCGTTGCCGAGCATGCGGGCGCGGTCACGAGCTCGCAGGGACCGCAGACGGTTGCGGCCGAAGGCTTCGCCACAGCGCCCCCGCTGGATCTGCTGCTGGTTCCCGGCGGCATCGGCACTCGCCGGGAGGTCGCCAATGAATCCCTGCTCGAATGGCTGCGCGCCGCCGCGGCCCGCGCCGAGATCGTGACTTCGGTATGCACCGGCGCCGCGCTGCTGGCCAGGGCGGGTCTCCTCGACGGCCGCCGCGCCACCTCCAACAAGTTCGCGTTCTCGTGGGTGATGGAGCAGGGCCCGCGCGTCCGCTGGGTCAAGCAGGCAAGGTGGGTCGACGACGGCGACCGAGTCACGTCGTCGGGCGTCAGCGCCGGCATGGACATGTTGCTGGCCCTGGTCGAGCGCTTGTACGGCAGCGAGCTTGCCACGACCATCGAGCAGCGAGCCGAATATGACCGCCATCGCGACCCCACCTGGGACCCATTCGCCAGGCTCTACGGGCTCGTCGACTGA